The genomic window actgaaaaaattactccgaaaaacagggctttttttatttgtcaagtgaatgcaatacgcttccataCGTTTCCTCTCCGTTCACCGGAGGtatgcaggaaaaaaacaagttttcttgacaaattcaaggtaacatggcaAGATAACTGATATATTAATCATCATTTTGTGAATGAagttaacctggaaatccagacccaaatctagctgagcaaattcaaattgtgctctcgcgagaactctggatttgcAGGGTAGGATGAATTAGTCCTTTACAAGAAAGTGGAGTGCAGATCTCTGCCAGGCGACGAAGCCGCCACCAAGGCTGATTACAGCCACTGTAGACAATTCTTGTAATTCCAGCGGACATGGTGCAGAAGCGTCCAAGAAATACACGTCACAGATTTAAATGGAGCCACAGCATGTTGCACAGGGCAGATCGAGTTTTCCTGCTAACctgcactgtatgtgaaatatacaatataattatgaggatgaatgtatttttagaaAACATTTATATATGAAGACCTACACTCAGTGGTGACAAACAAAACTTAAATGAATATTTGATTTATCTGAATGTTGTTTTGATGTGATGACACAAGAAGGAAGTCAGATTCAGAATCACATTATTTGATACATGCAGTAAATGTACAGATGTTTGTCTTGGAGGCAGCATATTCTGAAGAACTGCAGTGTAGCCAGTAACAACAGACTCTGTGATGAATCAGTGACACAGCAGCCTGAACAACATCTTTACAGTGTGAAGAGAAGAGAGCCACTGAAGGTGCTGTGGTTATCTCCATTGTTATAGATAGCATAGCTGGATGGAAGCACCAGGTGAATTTCATCTCCTGCCATCAGCTCCAAGACAGCAGAGTTAGTCATATACTTCAGATGTGAAGCTTCCTTCCACTCCCCATTGTACATCATCCTTTGCTTGTTCTTGTACAATTGTACACCCATAAGACCTGTGAGGTTACCACACACAGTGAACTGGAAATAGTAGACCCCTTTGACTGGTGCTGTGAAGAAACCTGCAGAGTAAGAGTAGAACATGAAAAACACTAACAATTACTTTATGCACTGTAAATGAACATGAGCACACATGTTCATGTGACCTGCAGTATATTACCTGTAGCTGGATTGTAAGCATTGCCAATGTTGGTGAAGACTTTGCTGAATGTCAgtgtgatgtctgtgttgtatGGTCCAATAAATCCTTCAGTCAGAGCTGTGTAAAAGGCCACCTTTGGTCTCTCTGTTAACACGAAAAAGCACATTTATTAAACTTAACCTGGACTAAATAAgtagtgtgagagtgtgtgtgtgttatgataAGAAGATTCATCACCTGCATTTGCTCTCTCCAGCTGGTCAATCCTGGACTTGCTGAGGAGaagttcactctcactgctgctCAGTCTGGTCTGTAAGTCTGGAGTTAatgcacagagacaaaaaaaacagttaacatGCACAACAAACTATATACAGTATCTTGACCCTCATCTTATCTGTTGAGTTAATACTCAGATAAGTACTAGAAACTACAGTAAATGTCCATGACAAGATTCAACCACATTCAACTCTCAAAGTCCATCAGGTCCTCAGGTCTATTGGTCTAAATGGCAAAACTTTTCTCACCCTACACCTGTGTGGCTCCTTGTAGCTCAGAGATTTGGTTTAAGCAActaaactgaaatatctcaacaactactggaaGTTTGCCTTTACACTTGGTACATATTCAGGTACCTCTCAGGATAAACTGACACTTCGGTGATCTCTTAACTTTCCATCTAATACTATCATCAGGTAAAAATCTAACCTGCTGTTGAATAATAGCATGGACAATAAAAGGGCATGAAACTTATTAAACCATCATGTTTGTCAGTGAAATACCTGCATTCTCTTTTTCTAGGTCACTTGTTTTGCTCTCGGTAGCAGCCAGTCTAGTTCCCAAAGATATCAGGTCTGTGGCTTGGACTGAAAACAGAAGAAGTTCGATTTATGTTTGTGATGGTTATTGAATTCCAAAAACATCTTAAATGACAACAGCGCACTCAGCTGAGTGCATATTTCCACCAGGCATCCAGGTGGAGGCCCAGGCTtatcacacacactcttgtaATTCCAGTAGACAAAATGCAGCCCGGCTCAGAACCTGTGACATattgcacagagcagattgagtTTTCCTGCTGACATGCACTGTATGTGAAAAACTGATAAAATATcatgaaagagagaaatgtattttaataacTGAAACATAGCCATAATTCTTTGATCCATGTCATACATAACTGGAATTTCACCAGTAATAACTTTGTCTATAAGCTACTGCACAACAGAGAAGGAAATGACAccattaaaacagacaaaacaaaaattacagcCTTGCAGTTTATACCACCACaaaccagtcaagctgcagttacagtttacatccatctctgtccagactcatatgtagccatggcAGAAGACAGTGCTTCACATGTGGGTGTTGCTgctaagaagctacaaattctaaaatgtggatgcttcacacacatcttcaacccagccTGCCATAATCAGGACAGTTCTAGGTGGTCACCCAAGATTAGAATCACCAAATCAGTGtccaaccaaatgtctccccttctgttcctgaattatctatccatccattttaatCCCTTTATCCACGGCTGGGTCACGGGTGCAGCAGGTCAAGCAAAGCTCCCCaaatgtccctctccccagcaacaccttccagctcctcctgtggaccccaaggtgttcccaggccagatgagatatataatccctccagagtgttctgggtctgccctggggcctcctaccaatgGGATGTGCCCCcaaacacctccagcaggaggcgcccaggaggcatcctgatcagatgcctgaaccacctcaactgacccctttcgacgcgaaggagcagtggctctactccgagctccctccggatgtctgagttaTGGCGTTGAGTAACggccaaaaaagtgttttgcagaacattatgatgtcacagtgaaggtggCCTTTGCTCTATtggacataaaatgtcatcattttatcttgtcagacatttgtgtgaaatgaatGCTAAAtatatgttttgtgaggtcacattgacctgGACCTTCaatcaccaaaatctaatcagtttattgtttttcCTCAAGGTGTTACTGAAATATCaaattcatgagaatgggactgacagacaaacgaacagatggacggacaacccaaaaacataagaCAGCTAACACAGGCGTAGAGGCATTAAAATGTGGATTTCTGGAAAACTTGGGCCCCTTACCGACCATTAAAAagaagtgaggagtcagcagtcaataaAATAGGATTTTGAACAACTATGAATCAGCGCAACAatgagaggtccttgagcaACCAGTCATAAATgtacacacaaaatatgaggctgacAGGATAGGTCCAGTGTTATGcaagattagctgcagacagccgaatacacacacacacatactacaTGTGCATGTGAAACTTAGAATTAAAGTCAAAATAATAGCATATAAAATTACAAACCATGAAACTTATTAAACCATCATGTTTGTCAGTGAAATACCTGCATTCTCTTTTTCTAGGTCACTTGATTTGCTTTCTGTGGCAGTCAGTCTAGTTTCCAAAGATGTCAGGTCTGTGGCTTGgactgaaaaacagaagaagtttgatgtttgttttctgttgtatttttatatttttcattattaacCTGTCCATACCATAAATGATTTTTAAAGATGTATTCTGGAGCTCATAATAAGTGCATCAGTGCACTGACACATTTCATCACCTGCATTTTCTCTCTCCAGCTGGTCAATCCTGGACTTGCTGAGGAGaagttcactctcactgctgctCAGTCTGGTCTGTAAGTCTGGAGTTAATGCAGTCACAGTGAattacagagcagagcagactgTTAACATGCAGAGTCTGTTAAACTAGTATTCAAACAGCCACTGTAAATATCCATGACAAGACGACACATCAAACTCTTCAAGGACAACATTATTAACAATCAACAGGAAATGTGCCCAGTCTTTACCAGAGTTCTCTCTCTGCAGCATCTGCACAAACACCTTGAGCTCCACCACCATGTCTCTCAGTGCCCTCACCTCCGCCCAGATGTCAGGGGTGGTTTGCTCTGTGGTCTGCTTGCTTGATTCCTCAGCTGCATCTCTTGGAGCTGTCTCCTCAAACTCACTGATCTCACCCACCTGTCCGAGGCCTCCACCTTCCCCCTGAGCCCCTGACCCACACAGagccagcagcaacaacagcaaaccAACAACAACCCTCATTGTCCACTTACACGTCGTCACAAAGGTACAGTGGTAGAGTCGGCCTGTCTTATGTAGTCTCCAAACTTCAGCTGGCTGAACCAATGGGAAAAACaacaagtgtttgtgtttgatagTTTGAGTCAAGGCCTCAGATGATTCAATATGATCTCTGTGCTGCTGAGAAAATACAAGCTGCTACAGGCTGCTATGTAATCCAGAATACTTTGCCAGGTGGAGGGAGATTGAGGTTGCTAAAACAGAGGAATATCCATTTCAAGCTGCAATTGGGGAAAAGAGTTCACTGCATAATTTTGACTGATTTGAGAAATCTGTGGATTTGTTTGCCACTTAAGTTGTGGAACAAGTTCGTAGCCCAAAATGATTTAAAAGAGGCTGTCAAAGTATTGAGATGGTCAGCATATGACCCAGATTTTGCACTTGATAGATTAGATGTAAGATTGAAGGAGTGGGTGGCTCAAGGCTTAACAGAACACTGCAATTTACTTAAATAGAACAGCCACAAAATAACAGGAGAGCTATTATATTATGATTTTCGCTATTTATGTTCATGTGCACAGACTGTTAATTGAAATGAAGTTGAATATTTAATGCAATCTCTAATCTTTATGCAAAATgagaaacacatattttttccaAGCTTGTATCCTCCCCCTGAAGTACTCCAAAGTCTGTGCAAACACTTTGAGGCAGAACTTTCATCACTGGAGGGCAGTATTTCCCTGCTGTATGACATGTATCAGCTGTAGTAAATCAAATGGTAACAAGTGCTCATGATAGCAGGTATATTCATATTATCTCTGTACTCACAATGACATACACCGACACATATGGTTGACTGACTGATGTCTGATGAAGTGGGGGGCACATTTTATTGTGTTGATTTGCAATATGACCGGAGCACCAGGAGAAAACCCAGAATTGAATCCAAACAGTCACAGTATGTAACATCAGTGTAGTTTATTCTTAGTTTCTCTGTGAAGACCTAAACACAATGAGAGCAGACACAACTTCAATGAGTCTCTGAtttccttaaatgttttcatgtgATGACACAAGAGGGAAGTCAGATTCAGATATGATATATGAAGTAAATGTAcagacatttgttttggaggCAGCAGTGCAGAGATATATCAGCGTCTTCTAAAGAATCACAGTGTATTCAATAACAACAGAGTTTGTGACAAGTCAATCACACATCAGCCTGAACAACATCTTTACAGTGTGAAGAGAAGAGAGCCACTGAAGGTGCTGTGGTTATTTGGACTGTCAACGACAGAACGGCCTGATGGGAGAACCAGGTGAATTTCATCTCCTGTCTTCAGCTCCAAGACAACAGAGTTAGTCAAATACTCAGcacctccttcttccttccgcTCGTCATTATGCATAATTTGCTGGTTGTTCTTGTATAATTGTACACCCATATAACCCTGAAGGTTACCACACACAGTGAACTGGAGATAGTAGACCCCTTTGACTGGTGCTGTGAAGAAACCTGCAGAGTAAGAGTAGAACATGAAAAACAGTAACAACCTATTTCTGTAGATCTATTAGACCACACATGATCATGTGACCTGCAGTATATTACCTGTAGCTGGATTGTAAGCATTGCCAATGTTGGTGAAGACTTTGCTGTATTTCAGTGTGATGTCTGTGTTGAATGGTCCAAGAGTTCCTGCATCAGTCAGAGCTGTGTAAAAGGCCACCTTTGGTCTCTCTGTTAACACAAAAAGTCAATGTATGACTTTAAATTTTACCTGGACTAAGTAAGtcatgtatacatacatatgtgtgtatgtgtgtgtgtgtgttagaatcATCACCTGTATTTGCTCTCTCCAGCTGGTCAATCCTGGACTTGCTGAGGAGaagttcactctcactgctgctCAGTCTGGTCTGTAAGTCTGGAGTTAATGCAGTGACACTGAattacagagcagagcagactgTTAACATGCACAACAAGTTATATACACTGTCCTGACTCTCATCTTATCTGTTGACCCTGTACATGTACTAGAAACTACTGTAAGTGACGAGAGAAAACCACATTCAACTCTCACTGTCCAGGAGGTGCTCATGCCCAAATGGCAAAATAGATAATCTGTCAGTGCTGCCCAAAACAACCAATATGACTGTTACAAATGATTCACATAAGACATTTCTCATCTGACACCTGTGTGGTTTCTCTGAGCTCGAGAAACATGTGAAAATGTGTGAAAGAATGATTTGATATCCAGTAGGGTTTGTTATGTTTTGATAGCATTAGTATGTGTAGAggaagtttttgttttttaaatgtagagttaaatgaacaaaatatggttttgagatgaaaatgaaatatttctCTAATTAATGTGATGTaggtgtgttgctgtgttaAAAGGTCAAAAAAGTAGGCCTATCTTATGTAGACATTGGTTagcaattttgaaaaaaaaaaaagtacagaaaaAATACACCACAAAACTTATTAAACCATCATGTTTGTCAGTGAAATACCTGCAGTCTCTTTTTCTAGGTCACTTGTTTTGCTCTCGGTGGCAGTCAGTCTAGTTTCCAAAGATATCAGGTCTGTGGCTTGgactgaaaacagaagttttatatttgtgttttatttctaataaaATGTTGCTAAATTAACCTGTCCATACCATAatgatttttaaagatttattctGGAGCTCATATTAAGTGCATCAGTGCACTGACACATTTAATCACCTGCATTTTCTCTCTCCAGCTGGTCAATCCTGCACTTGCTGAGGAGaagttcactctcactgctgctCAGTCTGGTCTGTAAGTCTGGAGTTAATGCAGTGACAGTCAattacagagcagagcagactgTTAACATGCACAACAAGTTATATACAGTATCCTGACCCTCATGTCACATTTTGACCCAATTCTTAAAAATGTGGTAGCAACTACTGTAAATGTCCATGACAACATCACACACTTCAGTCAAACTGTTAAAGGACGACATCATCAACTCTCAACAGGAAGAGTAACCAGTCTGTACCAGAGttctctctctgcagcagctccacgTGCACCTTGGTGACCATCAGCTCAGCTTTCAGGTCATTCACCTGGCTCTCACTGTCCTTCACTCTGGCCTCCATGTTCCTCAGCTCCACCTTGAGCTCCACCACCATGTCTCTCAGTGCCCTCACCTCCGCCCAGATGTCAGGGGTGGTTTGCTCTGTGGTCTGCTTGCTTGACTCCTCAGCTACATCTCTTGGAGCTGTCTCCTGAAACTCACTGATCTCACCCACCTGTCCGAGGCCTCCACCCTCCCCCTGAGCCCCTGACCCACTcagagccagcagcagcaacagcaaacCAACAACAACCCTCATTGTCCACTTACACGTCTTCACAAAGGTACAGTGGTAGAGTTGGCCTGTCTTATGTAGTCTCCAAACTTCAGCTGGCTGAACCAATGGGAAAAAcaacaagtgtttttgtttgataGTTTGAGTCAAGGCCTCAGATGATTCAATATGATCTCTGTGCTGCTGAGAAAATACAAGCTGCTACAGGCTGCTTTTAGACCTTTGGTGTGTTTATGCAATCCACAGTACTTTGCTAAGTGGAGGGAGATTGAAAAGGCTAAGACAGAGGAATATCCATTTCAAGGTGCAATTGGGGAAAAGGGTTCACTGCATAATTTAACTGATTTGAGAAATCTGTGGATTTGTTTGCCACTTAAGTTGTGGAACAAGTTCGTAGCCCAAAATGATTTAAAAGAGGCTGTCAAAATATTGAGATGGTCAGCATATGACCCAGATTTTGCACCTGATAGATTAGATGTAAGATTGAAGGAGTGGATGGCTCAAGGCTTAACGGAATACTGTACTTGATTTCATCACACGTCAATGATGAGTTGTCAAAATTGCTCCATGTGGTTTATTTGACATAAACACCCATGAGTGTTCAACAAACCATACTTATTTTCCACTAAATTTATTATGATGCAGATCTGAATGCaggtaaaataatatatttagaGGACTTTGTTGCCTAGGCTGACATGTAGCTCTCCTgttattttgtggctgtttaAGTAAATGAAGTATCTTTGCTATTTATGTTCATGTGCACAGACTGTTAATTGAAATGAAGTTGAATATTTAATGCAATCTCTAATCTTTATGCAAAATgagaaacacatattttttccaAGCTTGTATCCTCCCACTGAAGTACTCCAAAGTCTGTGCAAACACTTTGAGGCAGAACTTTCATCACTGGAGGGCAGTATTTCCCTGCTGTATGACATGTATCAGCTGTAGTAAATCAAATGGTAACAAGTGCTCATGATAGCAGGTATATTCATATTATCTCTGTACTCACAAAGACATACACCGGCACATATGGTTGACTGACTGATGTCTGATGAAGTGGGGGGCACATTTTATTGTGTTGATTTGCAATATGACCGGAGCACCAGGAGAAAACCCAGAATTGAATCCAAACAGTCACAGTATGTAACATCAGTGTAGTTTATTCTTAGTTCCTCTGTGAAGACCTACAC from Epinephelus lanceolatus isolate andai-2023 chromosome 11, ASM4190304v1, whole genome shotgun sequence includes these protein-coding regions:
- the LOC117269620 gene encoding uncharacterized protein LOC117269620 isoform X2, whose translation is MRVVVGLLLLLLALSGSGAQGEGGGLRQVGEISEFEETAPRDAAEESAESTTKQTTPDIWAEVRALRDMVVELKVELRNMETRVKDSESQVNDLKAELMVTKVHVELLQRENSVQATDLISLGTRLTATESKTSDLEKENADLQTRLSSSESELLLSKSRIDQLERENAVQATDLISLETRLTATESKTSDLEKETADLQTRLSSSESELLLSKSRIDQLERENAVQATDLTSLETRLTATESKSSDLEKENAVQATDLISLGTRLAATESKTSDLEKENADLQTRLSSSESELLLSKSRIDQLERANAERPKVAFYTALTEGFIGPYNTDITLTFSKVFTNIGNAYNPATGFFTAPVKGVYYFQFTVCGNLTGLMGVQLYKNKQRMMYNGEWKEASHLKYMTNSAVLELMAGDEIHLVLPSSYAIYNNGDNHSTFSGSLLFTL
- the LOC117269620 gene encoding uncharacterized protein LOC117269620 isoform X1, translating into MRVVVGLLLLLLALSGSGAQGEGGGLRQVGEISEFEETAPRDAAEESAESTTKQTTPDIWAEVRALRDMVVELKVELRNMETRVKDSESQVNDLKAELMVTKVHVELLQRENSDLQTRLSSSESELLLSKCRIDQLERENAVQATDLISLGTRLTATESKTSDLEKENADLQTRLSSSESELLLSKSRIDQLERENAVQATDLISLETRLTATESKTSDLEKETADLQTRLSSSESELLLSKSRIDQLERENAVQATDLTSLETRLTATESKSSDLEKENAVQATDLISLGTRLAATESKTSDLEKENADLQTRLSSSESELLLSKSRIDQLERANAERPKVAFYTALTEGFIGPYNTDITLTFSKVFTNIGNAYNPATGFFTAPVKGVYYFQFTVCGNLTGLMGVQLYKNKQRMMYNGEWKEASHLKYMTNSAVLELMAGDEIHLVLPSSYAIYNNGDNHSTFSGSLLFTL
- the LOC144458309 gene encoding uncharacterized protein LOC144458309, with translation MRVVVGLLLLLLALSGSGAQGEGGGLGQVGEISEFQETAPRDVAEESSKQTTEQTTPDIWAEVRALRDMVVELKVELRNMEARVKDSESQVNDLKAELMVTKVHVELLQRENSDLQTRLSSSESELLLSKSRIDQLERANTERPKVAFYTALTDAGTLGPFNTDITLKYSKVFTNIGNAYNPATGFFTAPVKGVYYLQFTVCGNLQGYMGVQLYKNNQQIMHNDERKEEGGAEYLTNSVVLELKTGDEIHLVLPSGRSVVDSPNNHSTFSGSLLFTL